ctaaATCAATAATACAGTTTGTGAAACtataattgatttgactaaagctatcttggatgataaaaaaaaaaaaggattgcaAGGTTAGTAACTTCTACTATAGATTTTAATTTCAACTaaaatttttttggtcaactaaattataatcagtTTTTTCATCCATATCATCTTAGTTATAAACGTAAGATTTATTATAGCATAAAAAAACAGGTTCAACAAAATTTAATGtgtgatttaataaacaaatGAATAGGCAAGATTTTTAGGTTTTATGGAGACGATAGTAAATGAATATGAAAAGAATTAGAACCAGATGATGAGAAATGATTCGAGCAAATTAGTGGTGACACAGAGCAAAGCAGAACGAAAGAAGAATGAGCAGAGTTAAGTTATTACACATGCTAAAACTAGACAAATCAAATGACACAATGTGAAAACAAATATAGTCAATACAAGGGAAGAGGGTGAAGataaaatgcattgaaaaactgaatGCTAGATTAGTAAGCAATAGGCAAAAGGAGATTAAAACGCAAAAATCTCCACACCCTGGCGCGGGGTAATGATACCTAGAAGAGTCACAAATATAATAGTTGAAGTGAGTATTTGGTTTTATATGCAATTGTATTGAAAGTATGATTTATTTAGAATAGTCGGAATCGGTCTTGACCCCATGAAACATTTGAATGGGGTCCCCACTTCTGTGGAGtccattattttaaaaaacaaatttatatgtgtactaataaataaaatgctAAAATGCATAGCagaaagaaaatgataaaaattagtttttataaattataattttataagaaatataaaataggcaaaaaggttttttaaaaaaaatatttaagctacccaaaaaaaattatgttaagaaataatttaaatttaaattttgttaaaaataactttaaaaaaatactaaataaaatttttttttttggtttaggaTCCCTGAAATCTCAGATCCGACTCTGTATAGTCGTAGCGGTTTATAATAAAGTTTCTTTTACAAAACATACTTTTACGGGTTTAGAAGAAGACAATGAGAGATTTGCCAATATTTCATAATCTCCGTTAATACCAACCACCAAGGTCAGCAATTCATCGCAATATAACTACCACCTTCATCAACTGATAAATTTCTCAGTAGACAAATCAAATTTTACAACAGGAACGGAGCCTTGATTACAAAATCTCAGCAGAACTTCTCTAAGCTCGAAGAGAAGAACAACTATTTAATTTCTCTCATCAACGAACGACGGAACAAGGTCCAATTCCATAATTCCAATTCAATTTTAATCTATGCACTTATCTTTCACTTACGTTTACCCGTAAAACTTATTACGGCACAACAATATATTAACTTCAATTTATCAATTAAAACCACTATGACTAAACCAAAATCTCACCCGAATCCACTTCCTTttacattttacattttaaaaatattacaacactTTTAATTATTAACATCCCCGGGCTTACGTGGAGCTCCACCCCTAGTAATAATAACTAGCTTAAGATCCGCGCAATTGCGTgggatgaatgttatatattaaactaatttttatctattattatttatttttattcatttacgtattatgtatataattaaattagattaaagacataaaacaaaacaatacatcttgtttatttatgatatttgttttggtaaataaataaaatgattgttttgatttattttatatgatatataactaaatttcaatgacatgtacatagatatatagtatattttaatataaatatttattattgagaattcatactcatatgataaacacaaaatttctagTGTGCgattttttaatacaaatttcaaaattaaaatattaaggtttcaatattttttcaacataaatttagaaattatcatatttatttatttttctatgttatatagtttagttttaaactataataatatataatatgaaggtagtaaatgagacttcatattcataaaatttatgatcattgtatcttgttattgccaaaaaaagttaaatcattgatcacaaaattttagtgtgagacatttaacgtttttagtaatttattgtcgttttaaaaattcaaaatataacatataagaaaaatttaaatttttattatatggttaatgttgttgtttaatatcttctaataatataaaattaaacaaaaaagagctaagatacaaaagttattatcaaatatttattattcataatcattaattttcatatataagtTCATtatattaggcaattccgtagtttttatttaaggaaagtgcgaaaatattcttttgtatactagttatcaatttaatagttggtttaataaaaaatataatataagttaagatggaccaacccatttttctaaaaattctgaatttcattttCATGGTGACACGCggctacaaaacaatgttgtaatgtttttcaattaatatataagggatgtgcATTTAacataaacttaacatatttcCAAAACTagcggatttttttttgtttctgatcaATTTATTCTCTTTATTAATAATGTGCATTTTCAAACATGAGAATGATAGATCTTGGTCTCAACAAAATATCCACATATTTCGTATTGGAGTGAACCACGTCACAGATGATGCTTCAAAGGAGACAATGGCCATTCCATATTCAAAACACAGTAGATCAACATGTTTACTCAGAAAGATGATACGTTGTTAACGTGAGGGTATAGGACTCAACTGATTTATATAAATTGACAATGAGTTTGTGGATGAGGAGCTCACCACAACACATCAGCATACAACACAGAAAGAACAACAACTTATTGACTATCTTGTATTAGTTAAAGGGGAAAAATAATTTGaccattatttatcaattaattactactttattatggttttatttaattactaGTTTGATTTCATACCAAATTTACCTGTATTTTCTTtgttaataaaaacaataattatgaaaattctattactaaaattttgaaatattaactattttgcCACTAACTGACTTTTTGTTCAAGCTTTGTATAGccacaaacttttaaaaaaaattccaaaatatttattcaaaatttataaaatttaattagattttcACAGATTTGTTAAACAAATTTGTCACGTCTGGccacatatttattttattttcaaatatttaattaggattcgttatatataatttcctaGGCCACAAATTTACTTAatttaaatagatttatataggATTTGATAGATGTGTTTCTTTGCCACAGATTTACTTGTTTTTGACATACTTAATTGCGTTTCGACTGATTTATTATTCTGTAACCACATATTTACTTAATTTTGATAGATTAGTTTATTCATTTGCCGTGGATTTAGTTACAATTTGATagatttgtttaaaaatttggaaacaTTGAATTACGGTAttgcaaatttatttattttttgtacagATTTATTTAATGCCCTTAATCGGTTATTGCACACTATATAAAACCATTTAATATTGAATTATTTCATATaccaataatttaaatttaaggaaagaatgaCACAAATAAACATAATAAGCGGCATTGATGGCAAcagtaaagaaagaaaaagagaaaaaaggcTGCaagatattaaagaaaaaacagtAATTACAGTAAATctcatataaattaataatgttggaaaaactatatttttattaattaagatttattagttttaaaaacaatttatagatttttatcttttgaatatttgtatttataaaataattgattttactgtatatacagtaattaaattttagggattttattttcatattgttttattatattatttggcataatatttatgttttatagaacttaaatgtagttttagatataattttactaaatattatcaaaatatattgaaatgttaaaaaaaaggaaaattttatgtttaccactttcatggtaccacttttcatctttaccacaaataaaatgacattttcaaaaatattttattcattaagtgacaaaagactcGTATACtattgttatctatatatataataaatcattatttaaataaataaaaaatattttttaaaaaaatgatgttttcgaattatactttttcaaatttgaacatttttataaattttctttttttgaaatttttttttttgaattttttttgattttttttcaaatttgttttttgaaaatcgaaaattatgtttgaaactattttttcaaaatttttaatattttttaagtattcatttatatatttattaaagtcttaaatttcacattccaaaaaccataCTCCACCCCTCAGCTCTAAACCATAAGTTTAGATTagtaaccctaggggtataagtgttttttacccttcattaaaattgagggtaaaaatgattagtgtaaacatgaaaagtggtactatgaatgtggtatttgtggcaatttcccagAAAAATAGAGATAATTCTATTGCAAAGGGGAAATTTtgtgtttaccactttcatggtaccacttttcatctttaccaccactaaacagacattttcaaaaatatattcttcattaAATCGCAAAAGATTCTCATACCCTTGTTatctatataataaatcattatttaaataaataaaataagtaaaataagaaaataatttttttttatgttttcgaattataatttttcaaattcgaacttttataagaaaaaaagtttcaaaatttttttttattatttttttcaaaattttctttttgaaaatcgaaaattatgtttgaaactattttctgaaatttttaagtatttatttatatacttattagaatcctaaatttcacattccaaaaaccctaccctaCCCtacccttcaactctaaaccttaagtctagattagttaaccctagtgatataaatgtcttttacccttcgtTAAAAGTGATGGTTAAAGTGATTAgtttaaacatgaaaaatggtactatgaatgtggtatttgtggcaatttccttattgtaaatataaagccaacaatataatgtttagtttatacttatataaagtgtatatatgtataaattattaatttatgatttgaaTGACACCGTATATTTacgtatgatttttttttaaaattattatcttattattttattgatttgtgtAATATTTTAACCGATGAATTGgatcaaaaaattattattttatcgtttttattagtttatcgaatattaatttataggtCTTATACCTTATGTGAAAAATAGAAACGAATGGGGGAAAAGTAAGTCTGAGATTTGGAACTCAAATCATTTCTCATATTTGCAGCAGCAGCATAATTATTTTCGTTGTCGTTGTCGAAAGACACATTCAGAAAAAGATATGGTAAAGTGCAGAGTACATAAATTCCACATCTCCGTATACAAGGCACCAATTGATTGTAGAACATTGAAACATTcaaacagaaataaaaaaagtgCAGGCTTTATGACATCTCCACTTACAAAACAAAAGGACATGGATAAGCTAATCATGTGTTCTTGCTACTTTCGCTACAAAAGTTTTTAGTCACCAACAGGGTAATCACGAATAAGTTTCAGCTCACTTCTCGACACTGTGTGGATATCATTTTCTGCCCTTGTCTACTCTCATGGTCTGAATACAAAAATCGTTCAAAGCAGAGGTGATTGCAGGAGCAGCCCGGCAGATATTGCAGACATGTGAAAGTTCGACAAATAGCTGTAGTAACTCAGTCTTCTCTACCCTTCTTGCAAAATATTCGGGCATCGCTTTGATGATGGAAGCTATTTAGTGCATCATATTCAGTTCTTTTTCCTGCTAAATAACCGTAGAACATAACAAAGGAACACAAATATATCATCACCTTAGACGGGCACCTGCAATATTACGCTGGATCcatttaattgtttttagaaTGTGACTATAAGCACAATCACACGGCttcaacaaacaaaaagagTGGTCTAGACTTCACCTAAGGGTGGTAAAGATATATTTCTACCATTTACCATACAAAACTGAAGAGTCCCTGATCTCTGTGTTAAGCTTTCTTCACCTACAACACTGAGACAAGGCCACTATAAATAAGCACAGTAAAAATAGTTCTGAATCAAAGCAGTGTTTTTACTCAATATAGAGGAACAATGCatttaaatctttattaataaatcaaaacaacacCAAAAATCTGAGTGTACTTCATTAGACAAAagatttgaaaaacaaaacttcaacTTTGTTCTCTTATGCTAATCACCAAAAGAAAGCTCAGTTTTTGTTCTCGCGATAGCAATATATTCTGATATATTAAAGAGTCCCTATATTAAAAGATGATGTTCTCTAGAAAGAATGAGAGCGATGATGTAAAACCATTAGACACGCTGCTATATATTCAGGAGATCAACAATGAACACAAGCCCCAAGCGCTCGCTGCTAGTAATTATTGATCGGTAGAGCTGATGATAAAATACTAGTAGTAAGCTATAGAATCAGTATACTGTAAAAtctgtattttcatatttttatatttaataaattgattggtaaagcagtaaataattcatatataaaactattataaacactaatatgtaatatataatttatttatttctaaataatagagatatttttatatttataatatataaatatatattattctatgttttgttattaaaaataatgaatcacgtataactatataaattaaattatattttaaatgttaaatatattttctttttaaataaatataatttattttatttttttaaaaaaatatatcattaatttcggatataaatataattttggatattattaaataaaataaataaataaattatatataattattttttaaatttttatatattttctatgcaAATGCTCTACCAAAAGTTTCATTTGAGAGCATTATCATCTTGTAAATGctcttttaaatgtttttttaaattgttgatTAGATAATAAGGAGTATAATATTTTACCAATCAAGGTCTAAGAGTTGAACAAGATAAACTTTTTACAATtacgataaaataaaaataaacaaatttattttgttagcaattacgataaaaaaatttgatgctTATGTTTTTCCTTGTAATCTTTGTCaagttatttaatttttcttatcatttatatatctttttatatttaaactttcattaaaaatataaacacttTTATAGTTAATAAATACATGCATataattagaataaaaataaaacattttttgtcgcttatatataaaaattaaataaaaaagattgcACGAGGACAATGTCATGAACAAGTCATCCAAAGTGATCTACATGATTATTCAAAAGCCCATTCGTTTTCGGCGCCAatctctgcttcttcttccggtgtaaaatcatttttaatgttGAAAAATGTTCGAACCTCGTCTACCGAAAAACCTTTGATCATATCAGCTATGGTTTGGCAAATGAGATCAAGAAGATCCTTGATGTTTAGATAATTAGCAGCCATTATCAAGGCAAAAAGCATCTCCTGATCCATATTCTTCATGAACTCAGCATCCCAATTCTTGAGTTCATCTTCCGTGGAAGAAGATGAATCACCATCGACATCGGGGTTGACAAGATGTTTTTTGCAATATTCGATCACTTTGGCGAGAATCACGCCGGTGACATTGGAAATAGGGATTTCACCATCGACACAGTCATCTTCAACCATGTGAGCTATCATTTGTGACTGTACAGCCACCGCTTCGTCAACCTTAAAGATCTTGTCATCGCAGCTCTTCAACGTGATAATCTTAAACGTCGACATGTTGGTTCTTTATAGAGATTGATGCTTGTTGAGGTGAATGCTACAAAGTATGAACCTATGTCTCTATTTATAGGATTTTTGTCTGTCAATGTCATAACTTGTTTAAGAAATGTATTTTCTGTTGACACTAAAAATAGGAAagaaatatatgtttattaaaacatacatatatataattaagacattactttttcatcaaaagttaaaaagaaataaatttatatttcttaagTTTTCTACTTATAAAGTCTTaaaatcttaatatatatatatatatagatatattaaaatacaattaataaaattaattttgatttgaataacaATATAAATCTGTATCTTTGAACTTTAGAGAGAaaggaaacaatttttttgagaaattaaaatttttatagaagattttttaattaattgttaaGTTCTTTTGAGAAATATTTTACCCACATTGAAAAATGAACTGTGTTGGTAACACGAAaattttggttatttaaaaaaattacattttatgtcatatatttatcttttatatgcttaataaattattattagcTAATCTAGCTACCCtcaaaactctataaattaataataacagtattatgattatttattaagttatttagctattaattttaaaaaaaatatgaaatgaaatgaattttgaattaaaaaaaatacaaaagtctatttatgcatataaaatttacatatatagttattgttattttatgattttaatgggactatatatttatcatCGAATTTccgaaatattattatcttattaaattatgttatatGTTACATTGGCCCAACttcgacttgaaattttttattagtttttccTGTCTGTTAGTTTTAAAGTTTATGTTGTAGTTTGTTATTAGCTCATCTTACTAGTTTATTgtctataatttataaatacttcttttagaaattataacaaagttttttaaaaaatatatattttttcagtaAGACTATCAAATACAATAACAAAGATTTTATAGATTGCATCGCatcacaaaacaaaataaactctTCAAGAACGCATCTAAACCATCAGAAAGTATGATTTGACAAATACGATTTCAATAGAAATCAATGATAAATTCTACACCAAAACTGAGGTTGGGTTTTCCCCTAAAGATTGATACCAGAAACGATCTTTTTTCACGCTTTTTGACAACATCGGAAGTGTTTTACTGCATCACAACGGGCTTCAGTCACAGTCGTTGCCTACATAACATAAGTTTATCAGATAAAGATCTTTTCATTTGGTTAAATCTGTTTTCAAAGAGACCACTTAAGTTTGCTATTAAAACCGTGAAACACTTTGTGAAAACCATTAGGCTATTTACAATTGTAAAAAAACATTACACcctaatttacattttttaacgTTCCACTTAATTTTCTCTTTCTTCCACCTATTTATTCAATATCTACACAATTGTTACATATACAATGGTTTGTTTAATAATATTCAACACTATACCttacaactatttttattttttattttctttatacttgaatatttacatattaacaataaaaatatataaaatttaaatcaaaataactaatactaaataaaaatttaaaacattttttgtttgtattatgTAAGCAATAAATACAAAAGTACTGAAACCATCATTTGggatattttaaaaatcccctatatattatttgtgaaacattacaacttctttttgtagccacatgtcatcactaggatgattcttagaattactagagaaataggttggtccatctaattatataataaactttttattaaactaaccataaattcattattaatgtcaattaatatttccttaaataaagattacggaattgcctaatgtgggtaaagtatatatgacaattaatgattttgaataaaaaagatctgataaaaaaatgtatcttctatcaaatttgtttaatttaaaactattaaaataacttaaaaaaaacaaaataaccatattataaaaatttagatttttctgtatattttatattttgaattttaaaaaatgactataaattattaaaattgttaaaagtctcacattcaaattttgcgatccatggtttaaaatttttgttatgacaaaatacaaatgattacaaaatcatataagtaaaagtctaatttaattaatcattaagatttaaaatatatatgtatatatatatatcattctaaattaaactataaaccatattgaataaataaatattttagtttcaaaatttactttgaataatttttttgataaaagttttgaactaacattgataaaattttttaaattatcaattactaaaattattagtcccacaatgaaaattttgttatcagtaatttaaagtttttgctattatacacatgatcaaaaaaaacatatgagtagaaaacaccattaaaaaatagacattaatattaaaaatatactatgtatgttaatatcatttaaatttaattacatatcctatcaaatttttttaaaaaattgtttgtattaataatattgatttatacgttcgcaccaattttattatatatgtaatagttactgacttttaattatttaatatatatttattatttcataatatgtaagaacatataatacataaaataatttatatatataatttttatcccGCACAAGGTGCGGGTCTTAATCTAGTTATTATTAAATCTATAGCACCTGCGTATGaatgttttatcttttaatgtaATCAAACAATTCTAGATCGTGAATTCAAGTCTGAAGAGTAAAGCATGAATCACAGAAGCCAAATGTACCTTTTACAGGTaaatcacattaaaaaaaacgtCATAATTTTAGTTCTCCAATGCTTTAGATTCAATAAAGGCCAATTAAATCAAGGGATCCCTTAAATCAATAACTCAAGGACTGATAACTTTATGTGTTTTACCAACTAAAACCAGTCATGAAATCTGTTCTTATCCAGTGTTATATGAATAAGAATAATATACACTGTCTTATCTTATTCACGAAACCTGTTCTTATTCAGTGCTATATGAATCAGAAAAATATACATAGTCTTATCTTATTCACGAATCATGTTATAGTTCagtgttttagtttttattatagGGTATATGGCGAACAgtgtataagaaaaaaaaacattatcgaTTTTAGTTTTCTTTGAACCCACTAAccatttaaatgaaaatttatctcagctaatatattatttcccGTTTCAGTTTAATTATCATTGTATAGTAAAATTTGATAAGCTTTGTGCTTAATGTCTTGTCCATTCCATTACATCTCACCATCAAATATACAAACCTAAGACACGGCCTCTATACAATAGCTTTGGGAAAGTTAACATAATACTTTACAATGACTCTTGACTTATGGAAACTATGATATACGCCAACTTTCTCCGCAAGCTTCGTATCTTCTTCATATAAGCTCCAATACTAGTCTCCCCCTCAAGTTGGTGCATAAAGATCACAAATGCCCAACTTGCCACAAAGATAATGAAATTGTTGTACACCTAACCCCTTTGTAAAAATATCTGCCATTTGCTCAGTGGCATGAATCTTCATTGTTTGAAGCTTACCTGCCGTAATCTCATCCCGAACAAAATGACAATCATTTTCTACATGTTTCGTTCTTTCATGAAAAACTGGGTTCCTTGCTATATGTAACGCAGCCTGATTATCACAATACAGTTGGACAAGACCCTTATGTTTGATTCCAAAACACTCCAGTAGCTCACAGTTCCATTTCAGCTCTGAAACTGTATCCGCTATtgctcggtattcagcttccGCTGATGACCTAGACACCACTCTTTGCTTCTTTGTTTTCCAAGCTATGAGTGAATCTCCCAACATTATCACAAAACCCGTTAATGATCTCCTCGTCATAGCACAAGcggcccaatccgcatcacaatacgCTGAAATATGCAAGTCATCCTTCGCAGTGAGCAATATACCTTGACCCGGAGAGCTCTTAAGATGCCGCACCACTCGTAATGCACCAAACCAATGTTTTTGTTGAGGTTGATGCATGAactgagccaacacatgcacaATGTATGATAACTCAGGTCTGGTAATCGTTAGATACACCAGTCTGCCCACTAATCTTCTATACTTCTCGGGATCCTTAAACAAATCATCTCCGTCAGCTGTCAATGTATGATGCTGTTCCACAGGCGTTGCTACTGGTCGGCCTCCCAATAGACCGCATTCAGCTAATATATCACACGCATACTTTCTTTGAGATAAGTATATCCCTATTGAAGATCTAGCTACTTCCAATCcaagaaaatatttcaaatagcCTAAATCCTTccaaatactctttaaaaaGATTCATAGCTTCCTTATCATTGCCTCCTATCACCAAATCATCTACGTACACAATCACATACAACTGAAGTCCCCCGCGCTTCAATGAGAACAATGAGTAGTCTTGCTTATGTTGAGTGAAACCGTACTCTTTCAAAGACCCCGCAAGCTTACT
The window above is part of the Brassica napus cultivar Da-Ae chromosome C8, Da-Ae, whole genome shotgun sequence genome. Proteins encoded here:
- the LOC106423757 gene encoding SKP1-like protein 13, with the protein product MSTFKIITLKSCDDKIFKVDEAVAVQSQMIAHMVEDDCVDGEIPISNVTGVILAKVIEYCKKHLVNPDVDGDSSSSTEDELKNWDAEFMKNMDQEMLFALIMAANYLNIKDLLDLICQTIADMIKGFSVDEVRTFFNIKNDFTPEEEAEIGAENEWAFE